From the genome of Candidatus Defluviilinea proxima:
AGCACCTCCACCCCTCTCCCGGCCAACATCGGACGTGGCACCAAGATCGATTACAAAGTTCTGCCCGGCGACACACTGGCTGGTATTGCGGCCAAGTTCAACAGCAAGGAAGAAGACATTATCTCCGTCAACAGCATTACAGATGCCAATGCGCTCCAAGTGGGACAAGAACTCAAGATCCCGGTCAACCTTGTGACGGCAACCGCTACGCTTCCTCCCACGTCGACGCCTGTTACGCCAACTGTTGAGGGACAGCCCACTTCGACCGTGGCCGCCGCAGTCACTACTGCCGCTGGCACCCCCGCACCTAGTGGAAACGCTCCAGTGTGTAACCCAACACAAGACGAAACAGCTGTAGCCGCGCTTGTGAAACTCATCAACGACGCCCGCACCACTAGCGGATTGGCCGCCCTAACCCTTAACCAAAAGCTGACCTCGGCCGCCAATGCACACGCTGTGGATATGCTCTGTAACAACTATTTCAGTCCGCTTGGGTTGAAGGATAATTCAACAGTCAAACAACGCGTTACAGCACAAGGCTACACCGCTTCCACTGTGGCTGAGAATTTATACGCTTTGCAACCCAGCTACGGCATGACCGCACAAGCGGCCTTCAACTGGTGGAACAAGAACAAGGAAGCGCGCGAGAACATGCTCAACCCGAACGTGGCAGAAATGGGCGTCACATATGTCTCTGACGAGAACACCCTGTTTGGTGCTTATTTCGTTGTGACGTTTGCCAAACCCTAAAAGTAGATACGACCTAATGAGCGCTTTTTCTGGACAAATCAGGAATGCTCATGTAAAATACCGCTCTTGTGACCACTAGATGGTTGTCACGTACTTAAGTAAAGCAGGAAATTTCGGAGGAAGACCTTGGCTAACATTCAGTCCCAAATCAAAAGAAACAAGCAGAACGAAAAGCGTCGTTTGAGCAATCGTCTTGGACGCGGTTCTGCCCGCAGTGCCGTCATCAAGGCTCGTGCCGCTTTGGAAGAGAACAAACCTGAGACCAAAGAAGCTGTGCTTCTCGCGATCAGCACTCTCGATCAAGCCGCCGAGAGCGGTGTGATCCACAAGAACAACGCCGCCCGTCGCAAAAGCCGCCTGATGAAGAAGCTCAATTCTCTCAAATCGGCCTAATCGGTTAATTTGTTCGAGCAAACTGCGGGAGTCGAAAGACTCCCGCTTTTGTTATCCCCCCTCCCAGCGAAGGCAGGTGGGACTTTGATATAATCCAAAAACAGGATTACTCCGCTTATGTTTGAACAAGAACAACAACTCATCGAAGAAAAAATAAAAGCGTATTGCGCGGCCAATGATATCGCGCTCGCCGAACTCAAATGGACACCCATCCCCTTCTCGGGCGAATGGGGTATTGCCACGTCATTCTTTCAGACCGCGGCCAATGCCGCCAAACTCGGCAAGGGAAACAAGGTCCCAGTGCCGCAAAAGGCCCAGGAAATCGCAGAGCAGGTCAAAAGTCAGATCGGAAGCGTGGAGGGTGTCAGTCATATTGAGGCGGTGAAGGGCTATCTCAACGTCTATTACACAACATCTGATTATGCCAAGCGCGTTGTGGATGAAGTGCTCGCCTCAAAATCAGACTTTGGGCGTGGTTCGTCGAAAAATGAACGCGTCATGGTCGAGTACGCTCAGCCGAACACGCATCACTCATTTCACATCGGACATTATCGCAACACGATCCTGGGCGAAGTGTTGGCGCGTCTCGTTGAGTTTGCAGGCTTCGATACGATCCGCGCTTCGTATCCCGGCGACTTGGGGCTTGGCGTTATCACAGTGATGTGGATATACGATAAGTTGTACAAAGGCCAGGAACCCGAGGGCATTCACGAGCGTGGTCAATGGCTGGCAAAGTTATATGTAGAAGCAACTGCATTGCTTGA
Proteins encoded in this window:
- a CDS encoding LysM peptidoglycan-binding domain-containing protein, with product MLNRTPPPSKPSTSNVINSYRKRRLQRGPILLYGAIALIVIGLIAIVISFMGGKGNSPLNTIFATKTLTPTTTFTPTNTSTPTATTTVTLTPTATITPSPTRASSYTLVEGDTLQAVAEKFDLGPDGVLLLLEYNTQIVEAGGLYYVGDPLKIPPAGTKLSTSTPLPANIGRGTKIDYKVLPGDTLAGIAAKFNSKEEDIISVNSITDANALQVGQELKIPVNLVTATATLPPTSTPVTPTVEGQPTSTVAAAVTTAAGTPAPSGNAPVCNPTQDETAVAALVKLINDARTTSGLAALTLNQKLTSAANAHAVDMLCNNYFSPLGLKDNSTVKQRVTAQGYTASTVAENLYALQPSYGMTAQAAFNWWNKNKEARENMLNPNVAEMGVTYVSDENTLFGAYFVVTFAKP
- the rpsT gene encoding 30S ribosomal protein S20, yielding MANIQSQIKRNKQNEKRRLSNRLGRGSARSAVIKARAALEENKPETKEAVLLAISTLDQAAESGVIHKNNAARRKSRLMKKLNSLKSA